From Pseudomonas vanderleydeniana, the proteins below share one genomic window:
- a CDS encoding DUF1427 family protein, with the protein MSYLISLAIGLAVGLLYGGLDFRSPAPPAVALVGLLGMQLGEKAWPLGKQLVAGWLS; encoded by the coding sequence ATGAGCTATCTGATTTCCCTCGCCATTGGCCTTGCCGTCGGGTTGCTTTACGGCGGGCTGGATTTCCGTTCCCCGGCGCCTCCCGCCGTGGCCCTGGTGGGCCTGCTCGGCATGCAGTTGGGCGAAAAGGCCTGGCCGCTGGGCAAGCAACTGGTGGCTGGCTGGTTGTCCTGA
- a CDS encoding polyamine ABC transporter substrate-binding protein, with product MHKALVVTLSLLLVPTALSLHAEEVDASHTLRLYNWTDYIGENTLADFEKATGIKVIYDTFDSYETVQAKLLTGHSGYDLVTLNASLAPPLIKARVFQPLNKQRLPDWKNLDPRTLQHLQGYDPGIAYSAPYTWGSNGVTYNVDKIRERMPDAPIGSLAMLFDPKIVSRFADCGVTLLDAPTEVIPLALTYLGRDPRSARPEDLEAAQKLLMDVRPYLRKFDSVNYLNSLPNGDICMAMTWSGDAATAQARVQEAGSNTHLAYFIPKEGSLIWFDNLYIPSDASHVENAHKFLEYLLQPKVMADVTNFIHYANSNSASTPLVNADVRANPAIYPDDATRQRLFAQKTQDARDMRAITRVWNTVKTGL from the coding sequence ATGCACAAGGCGTTAGTGGTTACCCTGAGTCTCCTGCTTGTCCCCACGGCGTTGTCCCTGCACGCCGAGGAAGTGGACGCGTCGCACACCCTGCGACTCTACAACTGGACCGACTACATCGGCGAAAACACCCTCGCCGATTTCGAGAAGGCCACCGGCATCAAGGTCATCTACGACACCTTCGATTCCTATGAGACCGTCCAGGCCAAGCTGCTCACCGGTCATTCCGGCTACGACCTGGTCACCCTCAACGCCTCGCTGGCACCGCCCTTGATCAAGGCACGGGTCTTTCAACCACTGAACAAGCAACGGCTGCCTGACTGGAAGAACCTCGACCCACGCACCCTGCAGCACCTGCAAGGCTATGACCCGGGTATCGCCTACTCCGCGCCCTACACCTGGGGCAGCAACGGCGTGACCTACAACGTCGACAAGATCCGCGAACGCATGCCCGACGCCCCCATCGGTTCGCTGGCGATGCTGTTCGACCCGAAAATCGTCTCACGCTTCGCCGACTGCGGCGTGACCTTGCTCGATGCGCCGACCGAGGTCATCCCCCTGGCACTCACCTACCTGGGCCGCGATCCGCGCAGCGCCCGACCTGAAGACCTCGAAGCCGCGCAGAAGCTGTTGATGGACGTGCGCCCCTACCTGAGGAAGTTCGACTCGGTGAACTACCTCAACAGCCTGCCCAACGGTGACATCTGCATGGCCATGACCTGGTCCGGTGACGCCGCCACCGCCCAGGCCCGGGTCCAGGAGGCCGGTTCGAATACCCATCTGGCGTACTTCATTCCCAAGGAGGGCTCGCTGATCTGGTTCGACAACCTCTACATCCCCAGCGATGCCAGTCACGTGGAAAACGCGCACAAGTTCCTCGAGTACCTGTTGCAGCCCAAGGTCATGGCCGACGTGACCAACTTCATCCACTACGCCAACAGCAACAGCGCCTCGACGCCGCTGGTCAACGCCGACGTGCGCGCCAACCCGGCGATCTACCCGGACGATGCCACCCGCCAACGGCTGTTCGCGCAGAAGACCCAGGACGCCAGGGACATGCGCGCCATCACCCGCGTCTGGAACACGGTGAAGACCGGCCTATAG
- a CDS encoding serine/threonine transporter, which translates to MNDQANSVDERYESAPAALSSWSRHDTTWMLGLFGTAIGAGTLFLPINAGLGGFWPLLILALLAFPMTFYAHRGLTRFVLSGRDGADITEVVEEHFGLTAGALITLLYFFAIFPILLIYSVALTNTVGSFLEHQLHIAPPPRAILSLALILGLLAVVRCGEQLIVKAMSMLVYPFIVALALLAVYLIPHWNGGILATASSVPEPSALLHTLWLAIPVMVFSFNHSPIISAFAVDQKRRYGVHAEERSSQILSRAHLLMVVMVLFFVFSCVLTLSPAQLAEAKAQNLSILSYLANHFSNPTIAFAAPLIAFVAISKSFLGHYIGASEGLKGLIIKSGRKPGAKALDRMTAAFMLVVCWLVATLNPSILGMIETLGGPIIAALLFLMPMYAIRRVPSMRQYSGKLSNVFVTLVGLVSISALIYSLAS; encoded by the coding sequence ATGAATGACCAGGCCAACAGCGTCGACGAACGCTATGAATCGGCGCCCGCTGCACTGAGCAGCTGGAGCCGTCACGATACCACCTGGATGCTGGGCCTGTTCGGCACGGCGATCGGCGCCGGGACCCTGTTCCTGCCGATCAACGCGGGGCTGGGCGGCTTCTGGCCGTTGCTGATCCTGGCGTTGCTGGCGTTCCCGATGACCTTCTACGCCCACCGTGGCCTGACCCGCTTCGTGCTCTCCGGGCGCGACGGCGCGGACATCACCGAAGTGGTCGAGGAGCATTTCGGTCTCACCGCCGGTGCATTGATCACCTTGCTGTACTTCTTCGCGATCTTCCCGATCCTGCTGATCTACAGCGTCGCCCTGACCAACACCGTGGGCAGCTTCCTCGAGCACCAGTTGCACATTGCGCCACCACCGCGGGCGATCCTGTCGCTGGCGCTGATCCTCGGCCTGCTGGCGGTGGTGCGTTGCGGCGAGCAACTGATCGTCAAGGCCATGAGCATGCTGGTCTATCCGTTCATCGTCGCCCTGGCACTGCTGGCGGTGTACCTGATCCCGCACTGGAACGGGGGCATCCTCGCCACCGCCAGCAGTGTCCCAGAGCCTTCGGCGCTGCTGCACACACTGTGGCTGGCGATTCCGGTGATGGTGTTCTCGTTCAACCACTCGCCGATCATCTCGGCCTTTGCGGTTGACCAGAAGCGTCGTTATGGCGTCCACGCCGAAGAGCGCAGCAGCCAGATCCTGTCCCGCGCGCACCTGTTGATGGTGGTGATGGTGCTGTTCTTCGTGTTCAGTTGCGTGCTGACTCTGTCGCCGGCACAACTGGCCGAAGCCAAGGCGCAGAACCTGTCGATCCTGTCGTACCTGGCCAACCACTTCAGCAACCCGACCATCGCCTTTGCCGCGCCGCTGATTGCTTTCGTGGCGATCTCCAAGTCGTTCCTCGGCCATTACATCGGTGCCAGCGAGGGCCTCAAGGGGCTGATCATCAAGAGTGGCCGCAAGCCGGGTGCCAAGGCGCTGGACCGCATGACCGCAGCCTTCATGCTGGTGGTCTGCTGGCTGGTGGCGACGCTGAACCCGAGCATCCTGGGCATGATCGAGACCCTGGGCGGGCCGATCATCGCGGCGCTGCTGTTCCTGATGCCGATGTATGCGATCCGTCGCGTGCCTTCGATGCGCCAGTACTCGGGCAAGCTGTCCAACGTGTTCGTCACGCTGGTCGGGCTGGTCTCGATCTCGGCGCTGATCTACTCGCTGGCGTCCTGA
- a CDS encoding aspartyl/asparaginyl beta-hydroxylase domain-containing protein has translation MSIRNIRKKIVSLLWTLGVLLVIYCFPKTVFGFLALVVICGIYDFLRNGIYTAELAKKYFIGNGRNTWVLSPFNTLFDLVSRRNRGVYRMQDLPEDCQRELQQVIDRAMDHKDEIIQFLDGRMAQNKRGMLFFQWYGRKIDTELDIRELQQKYPYVKTIGVSVFNANQSTSFHFGPLRMMFRVLYNMAPAPHHDGVYIQCRKDKHFWHDDPLFIFDDTLLHASFNKNDTKRYCLFIDIVRPSRTPFILRGVIAGFAGAVFALRRVFYKNWKLIQ, from the coding sequence ATGAGTATCCGCAACATCCGCAAGAAAATCGTCTCGCTCCTCTGGACGCTCGGCGTGCTCCTGGTCATCTACTGCTTCCCGAAAACCGTCTTCGGCTTCCTGGCGCTGGTGGTGATCTGCGGCATCTACGATTTCCTGCGCAATGGTATCTATACCGCCGAACTGGCGAAAAAATATTTCATCGGCAACGGCCGCAACACCTGGGTGCTGTCGCCATTCAATACCCTGTTCGACCTGGTCAGCCGTCGCAACCGCGGCGTCTACCGCATGCAGGACCTGCCCGAGGACTGCCAGCGCGAGTTGCAGCAGGTCATCGACCGGGCCATGGACCACAAGGACGAGATCATCCAGTTCCTCGACGGCCGCATGGCGCAGAACAAGCGCGGCATGCTGTTCTTCCAGTGGTACGGACGCAAGATCGACACCGAGCTGGACATCCGCGAGCTGCAACAGAAATACCCCTACGTGAAAACCATCGGCGTCTCGGTGTTCAACGCCAACCAGTCGACCTCGTTCCACTTCGGCCCGCTGCGCATGATGTTCCGCGTGCTCTACAACATGGCACCGGCCCCGCATCATGACGGTGTGTATATCCAATGCCGCAAGGACAAGCACTTCTGGCATGACGACCCGCTGTTCATCTTCGATGACACCCTGCTGCATGCCTCGTTCAACAAGAACGACACCAAGCGCTACTGCCTGTTCATCGATATCGTGCGGCCATCCCGCACGCCCTTCATCCTGCGTGGCGTGATCGCCGGTTTCGCCGGCGCGGTGTTCGCCCTGCGCCGGGTCTTCTACAAGAACTGGAAGCTGATCCAGTAA
- a CDS encoding quinone oxidoreductase family protein, which translates to MKALQFLKTGDLSALQLVDLPMPVPAVGEVLVQVKAAGLNPSDVKNVLGRFSYTTLPRVPGRDFAGVVVEGPQALIGQEVWGTGKELGFTGDGSHAQYLTLPADGVALKPAHLSFAQAASLGVPYTTAWDALERSLVKDGTRLLVIGANGAVGSAAIALAKIRGAQVLAAVRRPEQAEALRARGFDAIVLDKPEDLAASVNGVFPGGAEVIFDTTGFWLPAAVAALATFGRIAIIAAPVDGHVQLPALALYRKGGSVVGINSLLYGTVACARMLEQFGRFFDEGLLALPSGLRESPLADGPARYAEVNQGSSEKVILLP; encoded by the coding sequence ATGAAAGCCCTGCAATTTTTGAAAACCGGCGACTTGTCCGCCCTGCAACTGGTCGACCTGCCGATGCCCGTACCCGCTGTCGGCGAGGTGCTGGTGCAGGTCAAGGCGGCCGGCCTGAACCCCAGCGACGTGAAGAACGTGCTGGGCCGTTTTTCCTACACCACCTTGCCGCGAGTGCCTGGGCGTGACTTCGCCGGGGTGGTGGTCGAGGGCCCGCAAGCGTTGATCGGTCAGGAGGTCTGGGGCACCGGCAAGGAGCTGGGTTTCACTGGCGACGGTTCCCACGCGCAGTACCTGACCTTGCCGGCCGATGGGGTGGCGCTCAAGCCGGCGCACCTGAGCTTTGCCCAGGCGGCCAGCCTCGGCGTGCCGTACACCACCGCCTGGGATGCTCTGGAGCGCAGCCTGGTGAAAGACGGCACCCGGCTGCTGGTGATCGGCGCCAACGGCGCGGTCGGCAGTGCGGCCATCGCCCTGGCGAAGATTCGTGGTGCGCAGGTGCTGGCGGCGGTACGTCGGCCGGAGCAGGCCGAGGCGCTGCGGGCCCGCGGTTTCGATGCCATCGTGTTGGACAAGCCGGAGGACCTGGCGGCCTCGGTCAATGGCGTATTCCCTGGCGGTGCCGAGGTGATTTTCGATACCACGGGGTTCTGGTTGCCTGCGGCGGTGGCAGCCCTGGCAACGTTTGGCCGCATCGCAATCATCGCCGCGCCGGTCGACGGGCATGTGCAATTGCCGGCGTTGGCCCTGTATCGCAAGGGGGGCTCGGTGGTTGGCATCAACTCGCTGCTTTACGGCACCGTGGCATGCGCGCGGATGCTCGAACAGTTCGGTCGCTTCTTTGATGAAGGGCTGTTGGCGTTGCCCTCGGGCTTGCGCGAATCGCCGCTGGCGGATGGGCCGGCGCGGTATGCCGAGGTCAACCAGGGCAGCAGCGAGAAGGTGATTCTGCTGCCCTGA
- a CDS encoding AzlC family ABC transporter permease yields MSEHSLPRTAFLRGAVAIMPLSLATAPWGLLAGSMAIEANLTPLQGQGLSSIVFAGAAQLVAIGMLKGGAGIFSILLTTALLTSQHLLYGMSMRSVISPLPGRWRLGLGFLLTDELFALTSQHDRQQFDRWYALGVGLTFYVAWNLFTLAGIILGSSIPGLEHLGLDFSIAATFIALITPVVRSVPTVVCVAVSLFCSVLFSYWQWGSALVLSGLAGMTAGFVCNKLYRGRE; encoded by the coding sequence ATGTCCGAACATTCCTTGCCTCGCACCGCCTTCCTGCGCGGTGCCGTGGCCATCATGCCGTTATCCCTGGCGACCGCACCCTGGGGGCTGCTGGCTGGCTCCATGGCCATCGAGGCCAACCTGACCCCGCTGCAGGGCCAGGGCCTGTCCAGCATCGTGTTTGCCGGCGCCGCACAACTGGTGGCCATCGGCATGCTCAAGGGTGGGGCGGGGATCTTCTCGATCCTGCTGACCACCGCGCTGCTGACTTCGCAGCACTTGCTGTACGGCATGAGCATGCGCTCGGTGATCTCGCCATTGCCGGGACGCTGGCGCCTGGGGCTCGGGTTCCTGCTGACCGACGAGCTGTTCGCCCTGACCAGCCAGCATGACCGCCAGCAGTTCGATCGCTGGTACGCACTGGGCGTGGGGCTGACGTTCTATGTGGCCTGGAACCTGTTCACCCTGGCGGGGATCATCCTGGGCAGCAGCATTCCCGGCCTGGAGCACCTGGGGCTGGATTTCTCGATTGCCGCGACGTTCATCGCCCTGATCACGCCGGTGGTGCGCAGCGTACCGACGGTGGTCTGCGTGGCGGTGTCGCTGTTCTGCTCGGTGCTGTTCAGCTATTGGCAGTGGGGCTCGGCGCTGGTTCTGTCGGGCCTGGCGGGAATGACGGCGGGATTTGTCTGCAACAAGCTGTATCGGGGGCGTGAATGA
- a CDS encoding DUF4946 domain-containing protein → MTPVRSRACFTALLLLLGGSSALADDLMITWPGNWEVQTLPPAQNAAGEVISGLRQRAVKNDANGDPLMVMELTQSALTPGHEVNLPGVLLEMRKAVQKNFVERGFMSVCNRIHDSTLGGMPAVETTCTITQNGGHVMTQTLVAAAREGKAYSLLYAGSADGYKAQEPVVNGIRASLHLEP, encoded by the coding sequence ATGACCCCTGTTCGATCCCGCGCCTGTTTTACCGCCCTGCTCCTGCTGCTCGGCGGCTCTTCCGCCCTGGCGGATGACCTGATGATCACCTGGCCCGGCAACTGGGAGGTGCAGACACTGCCACCGGCGCAAAACGCCGCTGGCGAGGTGATCAGCGGCCTGCGCCAACGCGCGGTGAAGAACGATGCCAACGGCGACCCGCTGATGGTCATGGAACTGACCCAGTCGGCCCTCACCCCCGGCCACGAGGTCAACCTGCCCGGCGTACTGCTGGAAATGCGCAAGGCGGTGCAGAAGAACTTCGTCGAACGTGGCTTCATGAGCGTCTGCAATCGCATTCACGACAGCACCCTGGGCGGCATGCCAGCGGTGGAAACCACTTGCACCATCACCCAGAACGGTGGCCACGTGATGACCCAGACCCTGGTGGCTGCGGCACGTGAGGGCAAGGCCTATTCCCTGCTGTATGCCGGCTCCGCGGACGGCTACAAGGCCCAGGAGCCAGTGGTCAACGGCATCCGCGCCAGCCTGCACCTGGAACCCTGA
- a CDS encoding aminotransferase — protein MAIPTPAFLAGFDQQELVEADKAHYMHGYHMFDEHREQGALNIVAGDGAYIYDTEGNRFLDAVGGMWCTNIGLGREEMAEAIVEQVRQLAYSNPFCDMANPAAIRLCEKLASLAPGDLNHVFLTTGGSTAVDTAYRLVQFYQNSRGKPQKKHIIARYNAYHGSTTVAMSIGNKAADRVPEFDYANDRIHHVSNPNPYRAPEGMDEEQFLEFLVAEFEDKILSIGEDKVAAFFAEPVMGSGGVIIPPKGYLRRMWEVCQQYDILFVADEVVTSFGRLGKFFSSLDVFDVQPDIITTAKGLTSAYLPLGACIFSERIWKVIGEPGKGRCFTHGFTYSGHPVCCVAALKNIEIIERENLLGHVEEVGSYLEQRLGSLRELPLVGDVRCLKLMACVEFVADKQTRELFPDKLNIGERIHLRAQAKGLLVRPIMHLNVMSPPLIISRAQVDEIVETLRECILEVADELQKSGQYTGR, from the coding sequence ATGGCCATTCCAACTCCCGCCTTTCTCGCCGGTTTCGATCAGCAAGAGCTGGTCGAAGCGGACAAGGCGCACTACATGCACGGCTACCACATGTTCGACGAACACCGCGAACAAGGTGCCCTGAACATCGTCGCCGGCGATGGCGCCTACATCTATGACACCGAAGGCAACCGCTTCCTCGATGCGGTGGGCGGCATGTGGTGCACCAATATCGGCCTGGGCCGCGAGGAAATGGCCGAAGCCATCGTCGAGCAGGTACGCCAGTTGGCCTACTCCAACCCGTTCTGCGACATGGCCAACCCGGCCGCCATCCGCCTGTGTGAAAAGCTTGCCAGCCTGGCCCCCGGCGACCTGAACCACGTGTTCCTCACCACCGGCGGCTCCACCGCCGTGGACACCGCCTATCGCCTGGTGCAGTTCTACCAGAACAGCCGTGGCAAGCCGCAGAAGAAACACATCATCGCGCGCTACAACGCCTACCACGGCTCGACCACGGTGGCGATGTCGATCGGCAACAAGGCCGCCGACCGGGTGCCCGAGTTCGACTATGCCAACGACCGCATCCACCACGTGTCCAACCCCAATCCCTATCGTGCGCCGGAGGGCATGGACGAGGAGCAGTTCCTTGAATTCCTGGTGGCCGAGTTCGAGGACAAGATCCTCAGCATCGGCGAGGACAAGGTCGCGGCATTTTTCGCCGAACCGGTCATGGGCTCCGGCGGCGTGATCATTCCCCCAAAGGGCTATCTGCGTCGCATGTGGGAAGTCTGCCAGCAGTACGACATTCTGTTCGTCGCCGACGAAGTGGTGACCTCCTTCGGCCGGCTGGGCAAGTTCTTCTCGTCCCTCGACGTGTTCGACGTACAGCCGGACATCATCACCACCGCCAAGGGCCTGACCTCCGCCTACCTGCCACTGGGCGCCTGCATCTTCTCCGAGCGGATCTGGAAGGTGATCGGCGAGCCGGGCAAGGGCCGCTGCTTCACCCACGGGTTCACCTACAGCGGCCACCCGGTGTGCTGCGTCGCCGCGCTGAAGAACATCGAGATCATCGAGCGGGAAAACCTGCTGGGGCATGTCGAGGAAGTCGGCAGCTACCTGGAACAGCGCCTGGGCAGCCTGCGCGAACTGCCATTGGTGGGCGACGTGCGTTGCCTGAAGCTGATGGCCTGCGTCGAGTTCGTCGCCGACAAGCAGACCCGCGAGCTGTTCCCGGACAAGCTGAACATCGGCGAACGCATCCACCTGCGCGCCCAGGCCAAGGGCCTGCTGGTGCGGCCGATCATGCACCTGAACGTGATGTCGCCGCCGCTGATCATCAGCCGTGCCCAGGTCGATGAAATCGTCGAGACCTTGCGCGAATGCATTCTCGAAGTGGCTGACGAACTGCAGAAAAGCGGTCAGTACACCGGTCGATGA
- a CDS encoding ribonuclease T2 family protein, with the protein MKWVSVGLAVLMLSMGGAQADQQSSSGKNKQKGQAGEFDYYLLSLSWSPTFCLTHAGNEQCKGKGYGFVLHGLWPQYAKGGWPQFCAPLTPLTAAQRQQGRTMFPTAKLLEHEWSKHGTCSGLGADSYLNTTDQALGKVHIPDELQPSTRVREYSAAEIAQLFQQSNPGLPADGIAVGCSGPQLSEVRVCLNKDLGFESCGKGVKTQCRDGKVRLPPIR; encoded by the coding sequence ATGAAGTGGGTTTCCGTGGGATTGGCCGTGTTGATGTTGTCGATGGGCGGCGCACAGGCGGATCAGCAGTCTTCATCGGGCAAGAACAAACAGAAAGGCCAGGCAGGTGAGTTCGATTATTACCTGCTGAGCCTGTCATGGTCTCCGACCTTCTGCCTGACCCATGCCGGTAATGAGCAATGCAAGGGCAAGGGCTATGGTTTCGTCCTCCATGGGCTCTGGCCGCAGTATGCCAAGGGCGGCTGGCCGCAGTTCTGTGCGCCGCTGACACCCTTGACCGCCGCTCAACGCCAACAGGGACGCACGATGTTCCCGACGGCCAAGCTGCTCGAGCATGAGTGGAGCAAACACGGTACCTGCAGCGGCCTGGGCGCTGACAGCTACCTCAATACCACCGACCAGGCCCTGGGCAAGGTGCACATTCCCGATGAGCTGCAGCCATCGACCCGTGTGCGCGAGTACTCCGCCGCGGAAATTGCCCAACTGTTCCAGCAGAGCAACCCGGGCCTGCCGGCCGACGGCATCGCCGTGGGTTGCAGCGGCCCGCAATTGTCGGAAGTACGGGTGTGCCTGAACAAGGACCTGGGCTTCGAATCGTGTGGCAAGGGTGTGAAAACCCAGTGCCGCGACGGCAAGGTGCGCCTGCCACCGATTCGCTGA
- a CDS encoding AzlD domain-containing protein translates to MVWAVIFGMGLLVFLNRYVFLEPRLPLRLSSNARQFLGFAVPGMLTAICGPIVFLPERQLNLHLDNPYLISSLVAIGLVLYTRNTLLSMLLSMAFFFLLRWWL, encoded by the coding sequence ATGGTCTGGGCAGTGATCTTCGGCATGGGGCTGCTGGTGTTCCTCAACCGTTACGTCTTCCTCGAACCACGGCTGCCGTTGCGGCTGAGCAGCAATGCCCGGCAGTTTCTCGGTTTTGCCGTGCCGGGCATGCTGACGGCGATCTGCGGGCCGATCGTGTTCCTGCCGGAACGGCAGTTGAACCTGCACCTGGACAACCCCTACCTGATCAGCTCGCTGGTCGCGATCGGCCTGGTGCTCTATACCCGCAACACCCTGCTCAGCATGTTGCTGAGCATGGCGTTCTTCTTTCTCCTGCGCTGGTGGCTGTAG
- a CDS encoding helix-turn-helix transcriptional regulator — protein sequence MNALTATWRTPRALVRLRGMSPVVDDTRLCCDALHRWHAGLADAFAHLDQPDGLNHLAQAFAELVPVESVMISLERKDRPPQLLYLQGIPEEFRAALIERYFTAGYLLDPFCLAVENGLAEGFYPLAEIAPDDFFDSEYYRTYYLKLGCAEDSYYIVNLDEHSKISISLFQGLGAENLNAAQLSLLRAVEPMVRALVREFSGRGLQRHPLLFDPPAEGLVRDAEVSRRIQAAFSRFGCQVLTEREREAAQMVLRGHSVKSTAREMNISPETVRMHRKNLYLKLGISSQSELFAQFIDWLRQG from the coding sequence ATGAACGCACTGACCGCCACTTGGCGGACGCCACGGGCACTGGTTAGACTGCGGGGCATGAGCCCCGTAGTCGACGATACCCGCCTCTGTTGTGACGCCCTGCACCGCTGGCATGCCGGGCTGGCGGACGCCTTTGCCCACCTCGACCAGCCCGATGGCCTGAACCACCTGGCCCAGGCCTTCGCCGAGCTGGTGCCGGTCGAATCGGTGATGATCAGCCTGGAACGCAAGGACCGCCCGCCGCAACTGCTCTACCTGCAGGGTATCCCCGAGGAGTTTCGCGCCGCGCTGATCGAACGGTATTTTACCGCCGGCTACCTGCTCGACCCCTTCTGCCTGGCCGTGGAGAACGGCCTGGCCGAAGGTTTCTATCCGCTGGCGGAAATCGCCCCGGACGATTTCTTCGACAGCGAGTACTACAGGACCTACTACCTCAAGCTCGGTTGCGCCGAAGACAGCTACTACATCGTCAACCTGGACGAGCACAGCAAGATCTCCATCAGCCTGTTCCAGGGCCTCGGTGCCGAGAACCTGAACGCGGCACAGTTGAGCCTGCTGCGCGCGGTCGAACCGATGGTAAGGGCACTGGTGCGGGAGTTTTCAGGGCGGGGGCTGCAACGCCATCCGTTGCTGTTCGACCCGCCGGCCGAAGGGCTGGTCCGGGACGCCGAAGTCAGCCGACGTATCCAGGCGGCCTTCAGCCGCTTCGGTTGCCAAGTGCTGACCGAGCGTGAGCGTGAAGCGGCGCAGATGGTCCTGCGCGGCCACTCGGTGAAGTCCACGGCCAGGGAAATGAACATTTCCCCGGAAACCGTGCGCATGCACCGCAAGAATCTCTATCTGAAACTGGGGATCAGCTCCCAGTCGGAGCTGTTCGCCCAGTTCATCGACTGGCTGCGCCAGGGCTGA